The Panulirus ornatus isolate Po-2019 chromosome 5, ASM3632096v1, whole genome shotgun sequence genome includes a window with the following:
- the LOC139748799 gene encoding putative nuclease HARBI1, translating into MVERLTPILKKEDTRMRNAQEEGLKLAVTLRHLATGNDYPSLQYSFIVSKASICRFIPIVCDAVIDSYKPEVMKCPEAPEEWKNVAQRFASKWNYFNCVGALDGKQVAIKKPRGGGSQYFNYKKFHSIVLMALSDANYKFLYIDVGTEGGAGDGGAWQMCTLARAINNNRAHFPHDTTLPNDDEPIPYHIVADDAFALKTWTMKPYSHQSQDPTERLYSYRLSRARRVVENAFGLLQMRWRIFGRTMQQDVPVCKKLTMCACVMHNLTLQHYPIDRTVVDHEDQQYDVVPDDLK; encoded by the exons ATGGTTGAGAGGCTGACGCCCATTTTGAAGAAGGAGGACACTAGAATGCGGAATGCACAAGAGGAGGGACTTAAGTTGGCGGTCACCCTCCGGCACCTGGCAACTGGGAACGACTATCCAAGTCTCCAATACAGCTTCATAGTCTCCAAGGCTTCCATATGCCGGTTTATCCCGATAGTCTGCGATGCCGTTATCGACAGCTACAAACCAGAAGTGATGAAGTGCCCCGAGGCACCAGAAGAATGGAAGAACGTAGCACAACGATTCGCCTCAAAGTGGAACTATTTCAATTGTGTGGGAGCCCTGGATGGGAAGCAGGTCGCAATCAAGAAACCCAGAGGTGGAGGGTCACAGTACTTCAATTACAAAAAGTTTCACAGCATCGTCCTCATGGCCCTCTCCGATGCAAATTACAAGTTCTTGTACATCGACGTCGGTACAGAAGGAGGCGCTGGGGATGGAGGTGCCTGGCAGATGTGCACCCTGGCCAGGGCCATTAATAACAACCGtgcacacttccctcatgacacaaCTCTGCCCAACGACGACGAACCCATCCCCTACCACATAGTCGCCGACGATGCCTTCGCTCTCAAGACGTGGACGATGAAACCCTACTCCCACCAATCACAAGATCCCACCGAACGACTATACAGCTACAGACTATCTCGCGCTCGTCGTGTGGTGGAAAACGCATTCGGGCTGCTACAGATGAGATGGCGAATCTTCGGAAGGACGATGCAACAAGATGTCCCTGTTTGCAAGAAGCTAacgatgtgtgcatgtgtcatgCATAACCTGACACTGCAACACTACCCAATTGATCGCACCGTTGTCGACCATGAGGACCAACAATATGATGTCGTCCCTG ATGATTTAAAGTAA